In Pseudomonadota bacterium, the DNA window GTACCTCCGAAACGCGGTCTTTCGGATGCAGCATAAACACATCCATCGTGTCCTTGTCGCGGCAGGCCTCAATGGCGGCAGAGCCGGTGTCGCCTGATGTCGCACCGACAATGGTCAGCTTGTTATCGCGTTTTTGCAGGATATGGTCAAACAGATGCCCCAGAAATTGCAGCGCCATATCTTTAAAGGCCAGCGTCGGGCCGTGGAACAGCTCCATCACGTAAAGATCTTTTTCAACGGGAACCAGCGGCGCAATCTCGGGATGGTCGAAATTCTTATAGGCTTTGTCGATAATCCGGTACAGCGCATCGCTGTCGATACAGCCTTCGGTAAAGGGCTGGATCACGCGGTGGGCAATGCCGGTATAAGGCACATTCCGCATGCTGTGCATGTCGTCGGGCGTGATGACGGGGCAGGCGGCAGGGACATAAAGCCCGCCATCGGCAGCCAGCCCTTCCAGCACAACCTCTTCAAAATTTTTCACGACATCATCGCGGCGGCGCGTACTGATATAGTCAAGCATGTTCTTCAATCAGCCTTCCAGATAGCGGGCGGTTAGATGGTTCTGGAAGTTTTCCAGTTTCAGATAATCGCCTGTTGCCTCTTTGATAATATCGCGCGGCATATTCAGGCAGCCGCGGGAATGAATATTCTCGCGCAGCCAAATGCGCACAGGATCGAATTTTCCGGCGGCGATGTCCGTGTCGATTTCGGGAATATCGCGGCGGATGGACTGGAAAACCTGCGCGGCATTCATCGCCCCCAGAAGATAGGAGGGGAAATAACCGAAATGTCCGCCATACCAATGCACATCCTGCATACAGCCTTGCGCGTCATTCGGCGGGGTAATGCCGAATTTGTCCTGCATCTCGTCATTCCATGCGGCGGGAAGGTCTTTGATTTCCAGATCGCCGTCAATCATCGCCTTTTCCAGTTTGGTGCGCAGCAGGATATGCAGCGGATAGGTCATTTCGTCAGCTTCAACGCGGATCAGGTCCTTTTTGACCATATTGACGTTGCGGTACAGGTTTTCAGGCTGGAAGGCCGGATCATCATCGGCGCGTCCGAACAGATCGCGGCAATAAGGCGCAAGGAACCGCCACAGCGGCAGTGACTGGCCGATCTGGCGTTCCCAGACCATAGCCTGCGATTCATGTACCGCCATGCTTAAATCAAACACGCCGCCGACGGGCTGTTCATCCCATTCTTCGGGAACCTGCATATCATACAGCCCGTGTCCGGCTTCGTGCATCACAGTCAGCACGCCGTCAACGGTGAAATCATCGCTGGTATAGCGTGTGGTAATCCTTACATCACCGTGGCGGCCTGTTGAAAACGGGTGCGAAGAGGTATCAAAACGGCCGTGATAGCCCATTTTCTCCAGCAGGAAGCGGCCCAGCTTTTCCTGCAGGGCAACGGAAGGCGTTTGCCCCAGCGGCAGCGGCGGAGTCTGTTTTTCAATGGCGCGGTTGACGGCATCGGGCAGCCATTTTTCCAGATCGGCAAAGAGCGGCGCAATATCCTGATAGCGTGCGCCCATATCAAATTCATCGAGCATGGCATCGTAAATATTATCCATGCCGCAGGCATCGGCGATGGCCTGACCGCTTTGCCGCGTCAGGGACAGCAGCTCCAGCAGATAGGGCTCAACGCCTGCAAAATCATTTTCAGGCCGTGCC includes these proteins:
- a CDS encoding carboxypeptidase M32 — its product is MTDTALHRTTADSSPRLAAYHALEGHFAELCHLGRALSLLSWDRAVMMPKTGAAARGKQCSTLVQIRHKKLTDEKIGDLLQAAATETAAMSDWQHANLREMTRLYRRAVAVPNDLAAALSRAANACETKWEEARPENDFAGVEPYLLELLSLTRQSGQAIADACGMDNIYDAMLDEFDMGARYQDIAPLFADLEKWLPDAVNRAIEKQTPPLPLGQTPSVALQEKLGRFLLEKMGYHGRFDTSSHPFSTGRHGDVRITTRYTSDDFTVDGVLTVMHEAGHGLYDMQVPEEWDEQPVGGVFDLSMAVHESQAMVWERQIGQSLPLWRFLAPYCRDLFGRADDDPAFQPENLYRNVNMVKKDLIRVEADEMTYPLHILLRTKLEKAMIDGDLEIKDLPAAWNDEMQDKFGITPPNDAQGCMQDVHWYGGHFGYFPSYLLGAMNAAQVFQSIRRDIPEIDTDIAAGKFDPVRIWLRENIHSRGCLNMPRDIIKEATGDYLKLENFQNHLTARYLEG